Proteins encoded together in one Aminipila butyrica window:
- a CDS encoding LlaJI family restriction endonuclease has product MKRPELLLIREGSRIGGREKGQPWSAHPVLPELMECGFFSGQRFTFVGIYYSSKTDTSVIGYPKYLKSDIGSQELPAVLHHVGLICQLVERAQSQLDRSRFEEAYAFDAYHAQEHQQQVDRFQLASWLLQDYQNNGIYFSKKSELKRNGNGPIQWQQTISQGTPLLGRDVVYLDTFHRQNQQDYSQLLTQLHGFILRQCGLLMQGLGQYQELELPEAEDFDGSDLSQFTAYLADRLTVVFSEREVRLLKALWAWCGQSAFYRRQLGVTAFEQIWEYAAKAVFGNLTDTRSGPPHYILQNREYQAQGDFIPDILRVYQHPSADCRVIGILDAKYYCPQVNPDNGLLYGAPANGDIAKQIGYYRYTKTLYFQGDIRYTNAFLFPATDPEQEEMFQQLGYACPNRQHHREIDQLLGLDKNEVQQQLESRRERWEAEEGEACAEAWPEDRVLLFSVRPDLLYQWCLRGEKVTEEAFYHGFVEPFQAEQRKQAVRR; this is encoded by the coding sequence ATGAAGAGGCCGGAACTGTTACTGATTCGGGAAGGAAGCCGGATAGGCGGCAGGGAGAAAGGCCAGCCTTGGTCTGCTCATCCCGTGTTGCCGGAACTGATGGAATGTGGCTTTTTCAGCGGACAGCGGTTTACCTTTGTAGGAATCTATTACAGCAGCAAGACAGATACCTCCGTTATTGGATATCCGAAATACCTGAAATCAGACATTGGGAGTCAGGAACTGCCAGCGGTCCTCCATCACGTAGGCTTGATTTGCCAGTTGGTGGAGCGGGCTCAGAGCCAATTAGACCGATCCCGCTTTGAGGAGGCGTATGCTTTTGATGCCTATCATGCACAGGAACACCAACAACAGGTTGATCGATTTCAGTTGGCCAGCTGGTTGTTACAGGATTACCAGAATAACGGAATTTATTTCAGTAAAAAAAGCGAGCTGAAAAGAAACGGCAACGGCCCCATCCAATGGCAGCAGACCATTTCTCAGGGGACACCCCTTCTTGGCAGAGACGTGGTCTACCTGGATACCTTCCATCGCCAGAACCAGCAGGACTATTCCCAACTGCTGACACAGCTCCATGGGTTTATCTTGCGCCAGTGCGGTCTGCTGATGCAGGGGTTGGGGCAATACCAGGAACTGGAACTTCCGGAAGCAGAGGACTTTGACGGCAGCGACTTGTCTCAATTTACTGCTTATTTAGCCGATCGGCTGACGGTTGTCTTTTCTGAACGGGAAGTGCGGCTGCTAAAAGCCCTATGGGCCTGGTGCGGCCAAAGTGCATTTTATCGTCGGCAGTTGGGGGTTACCGCTTTTGAGCAAATTTGGGAATATGCAGCCAAAGCTGTATTCGGCAACTTGACGGATACCAGGTCTGGTCCCCCTCATTATATTCTCCAAAATCGAGAATACCAGGCTCAGGGTGACTTTATTCCGGATATTCTGCGAGTATACCAACACCCGTCAGCGGATTGCCGGGTTATCGGCATTCTCGATGCCAAATACTACTGCCCTCAGGTGAATCCAGATAACGGATTGCTCTACGGAGCGCCGGCCAATGGGGATATTGCTAAACAAATCGGCTATTACCGATATACGAAGACCTTATATTTTCAAGGGGATATCCGATATACCAACGCTTTTCTCTTTCCTGCCACGGACCCCGAACAGGAGGAGATGTTTCAGCAGTTGGGGTATGCTTGTCCTAATCGGCAGCACCACCGGGAAATTGATCAGCTGCTGGGATTGGACAAAAACGAGGTTCAGCAGCAGTTGGAGTCAAGGCGAGAGCGGTGGGAAGCGGAAGAAGGGGAAGCGTGCGCAGAAGCTTGGCCGGAGGATCGGGTGTTGCTGTTCAGCGTCAGGCCGGACTTGCTGTATCAATGGTGTCTGAGAGGAGAAAAAGTTACGGAGGAAGCCTTTTATCACGGCTTCGTGGAGCCTTTTCAGGCAGAGCAGAGGAAACAGGCAGTAAGGAGGTAA
- a CDS encoding GNAT family N-acetyltransferase — MRRIQAIGPDVMEDYLEIYLNAYPAFKTLDGECYETYRKKTLRDMEEAEDVHFFGLYEEQVLIATMKLIEFKMNLFGQMQKAVGLMSLAVHPLHKKQGVALNMVQFFEEYTEKSGGLIALLLPFSMDFYRRMGYGFGSKLDEYHIPADSLPRDGELTHLKLLGKEDLPEVLACHQRYAKNNHGMLMKFSEEIRAMEADSPVRRLGWLEEGELKGYLAYRFICDSPMNYTLNHIEVDELIYENGAILKGLLNFLRMQADEAQSVVLRTGEEDFYHLLRSPQDLSNNYIPFGYLQSNVSAIGIMHKILSVEKFIQQTEYRAFPSQEVNLRISWEDELNHRQEAVSIAFGGDGKKGQAHWRVCSEEEGAFVEIRCKKSDLSSLLLGSCRFAAMIRLGVMEISDSTYIDVVDQLFYYRQKPWGNSDF, encoded by the coding sequence GACTATTTGGAGATTTATTTGAATGCTTACCCGGCCTTTAAAACCTTAGATGGGGAATGCTATGAGACCTACCGCAAAAAGACTTTACGGGATATGGAAGAGGCCGAAGATGTGCACTTTTTTGGCCTCTATGAAGAACAGGTACTCATTGCTACCATGAAGCTGATTGAGTTCAAGATGAATCTTTTTGGGCAGATGCAAAAAGCGGTAGGCCTGATGTCTCTAGCAGTCCACCCCCTGCACAAGAAACAGGGGGTGGCACTGAATATGGTGCAGTTCTTTGAGGAATATACAGAGAAAAGTGGAGGACTGATAGCCTTGCTTCTGCCTTTCAGCATGGATTTTTACAGAAGAATGGGCTATGGGTTTGGCAGTAAGCTGGACGAATACCACATTCCTGCTGACAGTCTGCCAAGAGACGGGGAGTTGACCCATTTGAAACTGCTGGGGAAAGAGGATCTGCCTGAGGTCCTGGCTTGCCATCAACGATATGCAAAGAACAACCACGGCATGTTGATGAAATTCAGTGAAGAAATCCGGGCCATGGAAGCCGATTCGCCAGTTCGGAGGCTTGGTTGGCTAGAAGAGGGTGAACTAAAGGGATATTTGGCTTACCGTTTTATCTGTGACAGCCCGATGAATTATACCTTAAACCATATCGAAGTGGATGAACTGATCTATGAAAATGGAGCCATCTTAAAAGGCTTGTTGAATTTTCTGCGGATGCAGGCCGACGAGGCGCAGTCTGTGGTATTGCGTACAGGGGAAGAAGATTTCTACCATCTCCTTCGCAGCCCCCAGGATCTTTCAAATAATTATATTCCTTTTGGCTACTTACAATCCAATGTATCAGCTATTGGCATTATGCACAAAATCCTATCGGTAGAGAAGTTTATTCAGCAAACCGAATATCGAGCCTTTCCGTCCCAAGAGGTGAATCTGCGAATCAGCTGGGAAGATGAACTAAACCACCGACAGGAGGCGGTCAGCATAGCCTTTGGTGGAGATGGGAAAAAAGGTCAAGCCCATTGGCGGGTTTGTTCGGAAGAAGAAGGGGCGTTCGTGGAGATTCGTTGTAAAAAGTCCGATTTGTCTTCGTTGCTTTTGGGCTCTTGCCGATTTGCTGCCATGATTCGTCTGGGGGTAATGGAAATCAGCGATTCGACCTATATAGACGTGGTTGATCAACTGTTTTATTATCGGCAGAAGCCTTGGGGCAACTCAGATTTTTAG
- a CDS encoding phosphodiester glycosidase family protein, producing MIFKTKGWSVLVALLLLISTPLTAFAEPSAYISGTKINGLSTNYMVVDMNNQQVQPLIMTAGNNLCSADSVANMARNNNCFAAINGTYFSAYDGIPVPWGTIIRNGKVLHVSNGGAVAGFTSQGRLVVDRLSFHFKGYINGEYRAIPWRINHPSDEAEAITIFTPEYGAVVKMAGGAKAPVVENGTVTYIATTDFYVPAGGFAIVYNPQVADLVDERFQVGDQVRYEVEITPTFTKAETWDSVIQAVGAGPSLIINGQVTADGEAEQFFEGKILTGKAARTFIGAGADGKVRMGTIQAATIKEAAAVCQGLGLINAMCLDGGGSIALYHQGKSLTAGRKVNNALGFTYSNNAPLTKASHIQVQVDGVMVDFEGYNIDGSNYLKLRDLAMAVNHTEKNFQVAWDQEKKAVQLLSETAYTPVGGELAWGDGSAKTIAATSSPIYVDGQSQALMAYSIGGNNYFKLRDVAQLFDIAVDYDYSAKTITIQTK from the coding sequence ATGATTTTTAAGACCAAGGGATGGTCCGTGTTGGTTGCATTGCTGCTGCTGATCAGCACGCCGCTGACTGCTTTTGCAGAACCGTCGGCCTATATTTCAGGGACCAAGATTAACGGCCTCAGCACCAATTACATGGTGGTGGATATGAATAATCAACAGGTTCAGCCGTTGATAATGACCGCAGGGAACAACCTGTGCTCGGCAGATTCTGTAGCGAATATGGCTAGAAACAACAACTGCTTTGCCGCCATCAACGGCACGTATTTCTCTGCTTATGACGGTATTCCTGTACCTTGGGGCACGATCATTCGCAATGGGAAGGTGCTCCATGTCAGCAATGGCGGGGCGGTGGCGGGCTTTACCAGTCAAGGCCGGCTGGTGGTGGACAGGCTTTCTTTTCACTTTAAAGGCTATATCAATGGGGAATATCGCGCTATTCCCTGGAGAATCAATCATCCCAGCGATGAAGCAGAAGCCATTACCATCTTTACACCGGAATACGGCGCGGTTGTGAAAATGGCGGGGGGAGCGAAGGCTCCTGTGGTAGAAAATGGGACGGTGACGTATATTGCAACGACGGATTTTTATGTGCCGGCTGGGGGGTTTGCTATCGTATATAATCCACAGGTGGCGGATTTGGTAGATGAACGCTTCCAAGTGGGGGATCAAGTTCGCTACGAGGTAGAAATCACGCCGACCTTTACCAAAGCAGAGACTTGGGATTCAGTCATTCAGGCGGTGGGTGCAGGCCCTAGCCTGATTATCAACGGACAAGTGACAGCAGATGGGGAAGCGGAGCAATTCTTTGAGGGTAAAATCTTGACAGGCAAAGCCGCCCGAACCTTTATTGGCGCTGGTGCCGATGGAAAAGTACGGATGGGGACCATTCAAGCAGCTACCATCAAGGAAGCGGCCGCTGTGTGCCAAGGGCTGGGGCTGATTAACGCCATGTGCCTCGATGGGGGCGGATCTATCGCCTTGTATCATCAGGGGAAAAGCTTGACCGCCGGCAGAAAGGTAAACAATGCCTTGGGCTTTACATACAGCAATAATGCACCGCTGACGAAGGCCAGTCACATTCAGGTTCAGGTAGATGGTGTAATGGTAGATTTTGAAGGCTACAACATAGATGGAAGCAATTATTTAAAGCTTCGAGATCTGGCTATGGCGGTGAATCATACGGAGAAGAATTTCCAAGTTGCCTGGGACCAGGAGAAAAAAGCGGTTCAGCTGTTATCGGAGACAGCTTATACGCCGGTGGGCGGTGAACTTGCGTGGGGAGATGGTTCTGCTAAAACCATCGCAGCTACCAGCAGCCCCATTTATGTAGACGGACAGAGCCAGGCTTTAATGGCCTACAGCATTGGCGGGAATAATTATTTTAAATTGCGGGATGTGGCTCAGCTGTTTGATATCGCCGTAGATTATGATTATTCGGCGAAGACGATTACTATTCAAACCAAATAA
- a CDS encoding AAA family ATPase, producing the protein MPKTVTDIYQLFYTRLPGWSLQEIPPLSEAEKEASGTAAFTPQQVSLLVSPQGEQIVAIFSETSVTGTERAKPQIRLFTDRLIAAYKYAKWKKLRFFAFVICKTDPATLKFSAGIYPDDYLVSLESSFDRCPSGRIDIRSMYEALAENQGKAYFRLSAGQHACASVAQASFIRISREGQPIGSEVLQAYLTYFDNRPYVLSSREGKQVVYEPSALFEKAAAADSRYPWNMLVFGAPGTGKSHLLAKKVKELAEKNKEGQVKASRVTFYADYTYQQFVGGYMPVPRGDIQEQLEVTDGTRVFSGNMTGPRITYEFVPGPFGSLLAKSLAAKLSGRPDKYVLIIEEMNRANAAGVFGDLFQLLDRDKGVSNYAITLPDAFAQYLYRAVSEELAGKTTQWPWLSAESFKNLRLPENLYIWGTMNSADQGVFPLDSAFKRRWSFIYKDLNGLAPEEANRAVICLPDCQTSNLVRTERYDWNVLRKAINRLILQAGFDEDRCIGYWFFTKEELADIEVHSNCVVQAFQGDPAAASQLEGLPNPFMDKLLAYLRQDVFRNIPTQFFREECRTLSAIRLAVNHLEVAGHQPVSLQGEVTGLPDSAFVAVPATPREKREEEPEQLEFAVDYSAGGAAGTVAKDGRASAFESASAESKNEAQSTSESVGSSL; encoded by the coding sequence ATGCCTAAAACAGTTACCGACATCTATCAGCTTTTCTATACCAGATTGCCGGGGTGGAGCTTGCAGGAGATTCCACCGCTAAGCGAGGCAGAAAAAGAAGCTTCTGGAACTGCCGCCTTTACACCCCAGCAAGTCAGTCTGCTGGTGAGTCCACAAGGGGAACAAATCGTAGCGATTTTTTCTGAGACTTCGGTGACAGGAACAGAGCGAGCTAAACCGCAGATTCGACTTTTTACAGATCGGCTTATCGCTGCCTACAAATATGCTAAGTGGAAGAAACTGCGTTTTTTCGCCTTTGTCATCTGTAAGACCGACCCTGCTACCCTAAAATTTTCAGCGGGCATCTATCCAGACGACTATTTGGTATCCCTGGAAAGCAGCTTTGACCGCTGCCCCAGTGGTCGGATTGATATCCGCAGCATGTACGAAGCGTTAGCAGAGAATCAGGGGAAGGCGTATTTCCGTCTTTCCGCAGGACAACACGCTTGTGCCAGCGTGGCGCAGGCTTCGTTCATCCGCATCAGCAGGGAGGGACAGCCGATTGGTTCAGAGGTGCTGCAAGCGTATCTGACCTATTTCGACAATAGGCCTTATGTGCTGAGCAGCCGGGAAGGAAAGCAGGTGGTTTATGAACCGTCAGCCTTGTTTGAAAAAGCAGCGGCAGCGGACAGCCGTTACCCTTGGAATATGTTGGTATTTGGTGCCCCTGGTACGGGGAAGAGTCATCTGCTGGCAAAGAAGGTAAAAGAACTGGCGGAGAAAAATAAAGAAGGACAGGTAAAGGCTAGTCGGGTAACGTTCTATGCGGACTATACCTATCAGCAGTTTGTGGGAGGATATATGCCTGTTCCCAGAGGGGATATTCAGGAGCAGTTGGAAGTGACCGATGGAACTCGAGTTTTCAGCGGCAATATGACAGGCCCCCGCATCACCTATGAATTTGTTCCCGGCCCCTTCGGCTCTTTGCTGGCTAAATCCCTGGCAGCTAAGTTGTCCGGGAGGCCGGACAAGTACGTGCTGATTATTGAGGAGATGAACCGGGCTAACGCCGCTGGTGTGTTTGGAGATTTGTTTCAGCTGCTGGATCGAGACAAAGGGGTGAGTAATTATGCCATCACCTTGCCAGATGCCTTTGCACAGTATCTCTATAGAGCCGTTTCTGAAGAACTGGCTGGAAAGACGACGCAATGGCCGTGGCTTTCAGCGGAATCTTTTAAAAACCTTAGGCTGCCAGAAAATCTATACATATGGGGAACGATGAACAGTGCGGATCAAGGGGTATTCCCTTTGGATTCTGCTTTTAAACGACGTTGGTCTTTTATTTATAAGGATTTGAACGGGCTGGCCCCGGAAGAAGCTAATCGAGCGGTTATTTGTCTGCCCGATTGCCAGACTTCTAATCTGGTTCGGACAGAACGATATGATTGGAATGTACTGCGAAAAGCCATTAATCGGCTTATTTTGCAGGCGGGTTTTGATGAAGACCGCTGTATTGGCTACTGGTTTTTCACAAAAGAGGAGCTGGCAGATATTGAAGTTCACAGCAACTGTGTGGTTCAGGCTTTCCAGGGAGATCCAGCCGCAGCCAGCCAGCTAGAAGGGCTGCCTAATCCCTTTATGGACAAGCTGCTGGCTTATCTCAGGCAGGATGTGTTCCGCAACATTCCCACTCAGTTTTTCAGGGAGGAGTGCCGCACGCTGTCAGCTATTCGCCTGGCCGTCAATCATCTGGAAGTAGCTGGGCATCAGCCGGTTTCCTTGCAGGGGGAGGTGACGGGACTTCCGGATTCTGCTTTTGTAGCCGTGCCGGCCACCCCAAGAGAAAAGAGAGAGGAAGAGCCTGAACAACTGGAATTTGCAGTCGATTATAGTGCTGGCGGGGCAGCGGGTACAGTGGCAAAAGACGGAAGGGCATCCGCCTTTGAATCGGCTTCGGCGGAGAGCAAAAATGAAGCTCAATCAACTTCAGAGAGCGTGGGCAGCTCCTTATGA